Proteins encoded together in one Cicer arietinum cultivar CDC Frontier isolate Library 1 chromosome 4, Cicar.CDCFrontier_v2.0, whole genome shotgun sequence window:
- the LOC101507599 gene encoding protein phosphatase 2C 51-like — MPLHAKTTMKNMKRHSLELSNRRVASVEAVTKLENVHRRRLKIRRMKYSCQAKIHVGDGSAGGTATGMVGTENERREIHEAVEISLSLTTTSSSEEEDRSSKRNGEVISYGSVSTIGRRKEMEDAVSVEIGFATMERDKCDFFAVYDGHGGSQVAEACRERLHRIVAEEVKRCGNNDVEWEWVRVMEGCFGKMDREVADNAAVRTVGSTAVVAVVAKAEIVVANCGDSRAVMGRDGEAVELSSDHKPDRPDELIRIEEAGGRVINWNGHRVLGVLATSRSIGDQYLRPYVISKPEVTVTNRTSDDEFLILASDGLWGVMSSEVACQVVRKCFNGKIRRVCDGVGNQSRAVEAAALLSEIALAKGSRDNTSVIVIDLRGTIASS, encoded by the exons ATGCCTTTACATGCAAAAACGACGATGAAGAACATGAAACGACACTCGTTGGAATTGTCTAACCGACGAGTTGCTTCGGTTGAGGCGGTTACGAAATTAGAGAATGTTCACCGGCGGAGGTTGAAAATTCGGAGAATGAAGTATAGCTGTCAGGCGAAAATTCACGTTGGAGACGGCTCCGCCGGCGGGACGGCAACGGGGATGGTTGGAACGGAGAATGAGCGACGAGAGATTCACGAAGCGGTTGAGATATCCCTGTCGCTGACGACGACGTCGTCATCGGAGGAGGAGGATCGGTCGTCGAAGCGAAACGGAGAAGTTATATCGTACGGTTCGGTGTCGACGATAGGGAGGAGGAAGGAAATGGAGGATGCAGTGAGTGTGGAGATAGGATTTGCGACGATGGAGAGAGATAAATGTGATTTCTTCGCTGTTTACGACGGTCACGGAGGATCTCAGGTTGCGGAGGCGTGTCGGGAGAGGTTGCACCGGATTGTCGCGGAGGAGGTGAAGAGATGCGGGAATAATGACGTGGAATGGGAGTGGGTAAGAGTGATGGAAGGGTGTTTTGGTAAAATGGATAGAGAAGTTGCGGATAATGCAGCGGTTAGGACTGTGGGGTCCACGGCTGTTGTGGCAGTTGTGGCTAAGGCGGAGATCGTTGTTGCGAATTGTGGTGACAGTAGGGCAGTTATGGGAAGAGATGGCGAAGCCGTGGAATTATCTAGTGATCATAAG CCTGACAGGCCTGATGAGTTGATCCGAATAGAAGAAGCTGGTGGAAGGGTCATAAACTGGAATGGCCACCGTGTTCTTGGTGTTCTTGCCACTTCTCGATCTATAG GTGATCAGTATCTTCGACCGTATGTAATATCGAAACCTGAAGTCACCGTGACAAACCGAACCAGCGACGATGAATTTCTGATACTAGCAAGTGATGGTTTGTGGGGTGTCATGTCCAGTGAAGTTGCCTGCCAAGTTGTAAGAAAATGCTTCAATGGAAAAATTAGGAGAGTTTGTGATGGGGTTGGGAATCAAAGTCGTGCTGTAGAAGCTGCAGCACTATTGTCTGAGATAGCATTAGCAAAGGGTAGCAGAGACAATACCAGTGTCATAGTAATCGACCTAAGAGGAACAATAGCATCAAGTTAA
- the LOC101493206 gene encoding rust resistance kinase Lr10-like produces the protein MWGNYSRLIFLPFFCFLLSVNYYTNLALANIQCMKTRCNHNDAPTIQYPFKLQNIQPQNCGKIGFDLSCNENHQTILELPISINFVVKKIDYKSQEIHVTDPNECIPRLISHLNISSTPFHFIDNSNSNFTFFNCSSMNTALQSHYSSIKCLSSHGYHVYALNSTLQIKDVTLSYCTKLYDMSFVPESVIFSNEDQLVLGWDTSCGNENETENECSNIVSKSKGARKKEAILVPIVSCFGILLLVTVLYHIRYTTQKDKENEARIEKFLEDYKALKPTRYSYSDIKRITNNFKNELGQGAYGTVYKGKLSSDIYVAVKLLKTSTGNGPEFINEVGTMSQIHHVNVVHLVGFCADGHTRALVYEYLPNGSLQKFISTTDFKNHFLSWDKLREIALGIAKGIEYLHQGCDQRILHFDIKPHNILLDNNFTPKISDFGLAKLCSKDQSAVSMTAARGTIGYIAPEVFSRNFGNVSYKSDVYSFGMLLLEMVGGRQNVDVVEKRSGLGYFPEWIYNLLEQGDDLREHIEVEKYAKIAKKLAIAGLWCIQWHPIDRPSMQVVVHMLEGDGDKLSMPPNPFASADPAIMNVSVIGRQLHRD, from the exons ATGTGGGGCAATTACTCTAGACTAATATTTCTTCCAttcttttgctttcttttgaGTGTAAATTACTACACTAACCTTGCCTTAGCTAATATTCAATGCATGAAAACAAGGTGTAATCACAATGATGCTCCTACAATTCAATACCCTTTTAAACTTCAAAACATTCAACCACAAAATTGTGGCAAGATTGGGTTTGATCTTTCATGCAATGAGAATCACCAAACCATATTAGAATTGccaatttcaataaattttgttgtcaaaaaaattgattacaaGTCCCAAGAAATTCATGTGACTGACCCAAATGAATGCATTCCAAGACTCATTtcacatttaaatatatcttcCACTCCTTTTCATTTCATTGACAATTCCAACTCCAATTTCACTTTTTTCAATTGTTCATCCATGAACACTGCTTTACAATCTCATTATTCATCCATTAAATGTCTTTCTTCTCATGGATACCATGTTTATGCCTTGAACTCTACACTTCAAATTAAGGATGTTACTTTGTCATATTGTACAAAGTTGTATGACATGTCTTTTGTTCCGGAAAGTGTTATTTTTAGCAATGAAGATCAACTTGTTTTAGGCTGGGATACAAGTTGTGGCAATGAAAATGAAACAGAAAATGAATGTTCTAACATTGtttccaaatcaaaag GTGCAAGGAAAAAGGAAGCCATCCTAG TACCAATAGTATcatgttttggaattttattATTAGTGACCGTATTATATCATATCCGATACACAACTCAAAAAGACAAAGAAAATGAAGCAAGAATAGAAAAATTCTTAGAGGATTACAAAGCATTGAAACCAACAAGGTATTCCTATTCAGACATAAAGAGAATCACAAACAATTTCAAGAACGAACTTGGACAAGGAGCATATGGAACAGTGTACAAAGGTAAATTATCTAGTGACATATATGTTGCTGTCAAGCTTCTCAAAACATCCACAGGAAATGGACCAGAATTCATCAATGAAGTTGGAACAATGAGTCAAATTCATCATGTTAATGTTGTTCACTTAGTTGGATTTTGTGCAGACGGGCACACACGTGCTTTGGTGTACGAGTATTTACCAAATGGTTCGTTGCAGAAATTCATTTCCACCACAGATTTCAAAAACCATTTTTTGAGTTGGGATAAGTTACGAGAAATCGCGCTTGGTATAGCGAAAGGGATTGAGTATCTTCATCAAGGATGTGACCAGAGGATACTTCACTTTGATATAAAACCGCATAATATTTTGCTTGACAATAACTTCACTCCTAAGATATCTGATTTTGGTCTGGCTAAGCTTTGTTCGAAGGATCAAAGTGCGGTTTCCATGACGGCCGCGAGGGGGACTATTGGTTACATAGCGCCCGAAGTTTTTTCTAGGAACTTTGGGAATGTTTCGTATAAGTCAGATGTTTATAGTTTTGGAATGTTGTTGCTTGAGATGGTCGGGGGAAGACAAAATGTTGATGTTGTGGAGAAGAGAAGTGGTTTAGGGTATTTTCCGGAATGGATTTATAATTTGTTGGAGCAAGGGGATGATTTGAGAGAACACATTGAAGTCGAGAAATACGCGAAAATAGCGAAAAAGCTTGCGATTGCGGGACTTTGGTGTATTCAATGGCACCCGATAGATCGTCCTTCTATGCAAGTTGTTGTTCATATGTTGGAAGGAGATGGAGATAAGTTAAGTATGCCACCTAATCCATTTGCTTCAGCTGATCCTGCTATAATGAATGTTAGTGTGATTGGAAGACAACTTCATAGAGATTAA